One Colius striatus isolate bColStr4 chromosome 10, bColStr4.1.hap1, whole genome shotgun sequence genomic region harbors:
- the CRYZ gene encoding quinone oxidoreductase isoform X1: MHQKLLCSVDFCAVPREVLVVYVRVTNAPPDLTDIQITMAATRSVMRAVRVFEFGGPEVLKLQSDVLVPAPKENQVLIKVHACGVNPVETYIRSGTYARKPALPYTPGSDVAGVIEGVGEHVTAFKKGDRVFTTGTISGGYADYAVAAANRVFPLSEKLNFKEGAAIGIPYFTAYRALVQKGHAKAGESVLVHGASGGVGIAACQIARACGLKVLGTAGTEEGMSRVLRNGAHQVFNHREANYIDKIKEYTGMKGVDIIIEMLSNVNLATDLQLLAYAGRVMVVGCRGPIEINPRDTMSKESSIIGVSLFLATEEEHRECATTVLDGVEAGWLKPAVGSEYPLEKVAKAHEDIIHCSGAQGKMVLLL; the protein is encoded by the exons ATGCATCAGAAACTACTTTGCAGTGTAGATTTCTGTGCTGTCCCAAGGGAAGTGTTAGTAGTATATGTCCGTGTGACTAATGCTCCTCCTGACTTGACAG atatTCAGATCACTATGGCAGCCACAAGAAGTGTGATGAGAGCTGTCAGAGTTTTTGAATTTGGAGGCCCTGAGGTGCTTAAACTCCAGTCAGACGTCTTAGTTCCTGCGCCAAAAGAAAATCAG GTGTTAATTAAGGTCCATGCCTGTGGGGTAAATCCTGTTGAGACATATATTCGCTCTGGAACATATGCCAGGAAACCAGCTTTGCCCTATACTCCCGGCTCAGACGTGGCAGGTGTCATAGAAGGTGTTGGGGAACACGTGACTGCATTTAAG AAAGGTGACAGGGTTTTCACCACTGGCACAATCTCTGGAGGATATGCAGATTATGCAGTTGCTGCAGCCAATCGTGTCTTCCCCTTGTCGGAGAAGTTGAActtcaaggaaggagcagcgATTGGGATTCCCTACTTCACTGCTTATCGTGCTCTTGTCCAAAA AGGGCATGCCAAAGCAGGTGAAAGCGTGCTAGTGCATGGTGCCAGCGGGGGA gtTGGAATAGCAGCGTGTCAGATTGCCAGAGCTTGTGGTTTAAAGGTTTTGGGCACAGCAGGAACTGAGGAAGGCATGAGCAGAGTCCTGAGAAATGGCGCCCACCAAGTCTTTAATCACAGAGAAGCTAATTACATTGACAAAATTAAG GAATACACAGGGATGAAAGGAGTTGATATAATAATAGAAATGCTCTCGAACGTCAACCTTGCTACTGACTTGCAGCTGTTGGCCTATGCGGGCAGGGTGATG GTTGTGGGCTGTAGAGGTCCCATTGAGATAAATCCAAGAGACACCATGAGTAAAGAATCCAGCATCATTGGAGTTAGCCTGTTTCTTGCCACAGAG GAGGAACACCGTGAGTGTGCCACAACTGTCCTCGATGGCGTTGAAGCTGGCTGGCTGAAACCAGCTGTGGGTTCTGAGTATCCGCTGGAGAAAGTGGCAAAGGCTCACGAAGACATCATTCATTGCAGTGGTGCTCAGGGAAAGATGGTGCTCCTCCTATAA
- the CRYZ gene encoding quinone oxidoreductase isoform X2, giving the protein MAATRSVMRAVRVFEFGGPEVLKLQSDVLVPAPKENQVLIKVHACGVNPVETYIRSGTYARKPALPYTPGSDVAGVIEGVGEHVTAFKKGDRVFTTGTISGGYADYAVAAANRVFPLSEKLNFKEGAAIGIPYFTAYRALVQKGHAKAGESVLVHGASGGVGIAACQIARACGLKVLGTAGTEEGMSRVLRNGAHQVFNHREANYIDKIKEYTGMKGVDIIIEMLSNVNLATDLQLLAYAGRVMVVGCRGPIEINPRDTMSKESSIIGVSLFLATEEEHRECATTVLDGVEAGWLKPAVGSEYPLEKVAKAHEDIIHCSGAQGKMVLLL; this is encoded by the exons ATGGCAGCCACAAGAAGTGTGATGAGAGCTGTCAGAGTTTTTGAATTTGGAGGCCCTGAGGTGCTTAAACTCCAGTCAGACGTCTTAGTTCCTGCGCCAAAAGAAAATCAG GTGTTAATTAAGGTCCATGCCTGTGGGGTAAATCCTGTTGAGACATATATTCGCTCTGGAACATATGCCAGGAAACCAGCTTTGCCCTATACTCCCGGCTCAGACGTGGCAGGTGTCATAGAAGGTGTTGGGGAACACGTGACTGCATTTAAG AAAGGTGACAGGGTTTTCACCACTGGCACAATCTCTGGAGGATATGCAGATTATGCAGTTGCTGCAGCCAATCGTGTCTTCCCCTTGTCGGAGAAGTTGAActtcaaggaaggagcagcgATTGGGATTCCCTACTTCACTGCTTATCGTGCTCTTGTCCAAAA AGGGCATGCCAAAGCAGGTGAAAGCGTGCTAGTGCATGGTGCCAGCGGGGGA gtTGGAATAGCAGCGTGTCAGATTGCCAGAGCTTGTGGTTTAAAGGTTTTGGGCACAGCAGGAACTGAGGAAGGCATGAGCAGAGTCCTGAGAAATGGCGCCCACCAAGTCTTTAATCACAGAGAAGCTAATTACATTGACAAAATTAAG GAATACACAGGGATGAAAGGAGTTGATATAATAATAGAAATGCTCTCGAACGTCAACCTTGCTACTGACTTGCAGCTGTTGGCCTATGCGGGCAGGGTGATG GTTGTGGGCTGTAGAGGTCCCATTGAGATAAATCCAAGAGACACCATGAGTAAAGAATCCAGCATCATTGGAGTTAGCCTGTTTCTTGCCACAGAG GAGGAACACCGTGAGTGTGCCACAACTGTCCTCGATGGCGTTGAAGCTGGCTGGCTGAAACCAGCTGTGGGTTCTGAGTATCCGCTGGAGAAAGTGGCAAAGGCTCACGAAGACATCATTCATTGCAGTGGTGCTCAGGGAAAGATGGTGCTCCTCCTATAA